Proteins encoded together in one Hevea brasiliensis isolate MT/VB/25A 57/8 chromosome 16, ASM3005281v1, whole genome shotgun sequence window:
- the LOC131174614 gene encoding uncharacterized protein LOC131174614, translating into MDPLKYLFEVPMLVGKLAKWLVLLSEFDIVYETRKTIKGRIVAEFLSENPVNEEEEVETAFPDESLKLVEVQPWKMYFDGAMNKSGVGIGVVLEAPNGEQLLMSKRLCFPTTNNVAEYEACICGLEALIAVGAKKVEVFGDSMLVVSHVKGEWELKEEKLRPYLEYAKKLLFSFEEVTMKHMPRARTGWSML; encoded by the coding sequence ATGGATCCTTTAAAGTACCTATTTGAAGTACCGATGCTAGTTGGAAAATTGGCCAAATGGTTGGTCCTACTGTCTGAATTTGATATTGTGTATGAGACTCGAAAAACCATCAAAGGGCGTATAGTGGCCGAATTTCTTtctgaaaatccagttaatgaAGAGGAAGAAGTCGAAACAGCCTTCCCGGATGAGAGTCTCAAGCTAGTAGAGGTCCAGCCATGGAAAATGTACTTTGATGGGGCCATGAATAAGAGCGGAGTCGGTATAGGGGTAGTTTTGGAAGCACCAAATGGAGAACAATTGTTAATGTCAAAAAGGCTATGTTTCCCAACCACTAATAATGTTGCAGAATATGAGGCTTGCATTTGTGGCCTAGAGGCATTAATAGCTGTTGGGGCTAAAAAAGTAGAGGTGTTCGGAGATTCAATGCTAGTGGTTTCCCATGTTAAAGGTGAAtgggaattgaaagaagaaaagttgaggccATACCTAGAGTATGCTAAGAAACTATTATTTAGCTTTGAGGAAGTGACAATGAAGCACATGCCTAGAGCTCGAACTGGATGGTCGATGCTCTAG